The proteins below are encoded in one region of Geomonas ferrireducens:
- the lon gene encoding endopeptidase La has protein sequence MSEKDIEVVEAEINGKPSQPGSLVLASEVLPLGVPIIPIRPRPAFPNMLIPMALDDPNQIRAVKHAMESQAQAIGLVLVKDPEKPDGPDNLHAVGVVGKIVKMIHLGDDNAQFLLNTLERFRIVELHQSDGASYATVNYQYGTELSGNPELKAYSMAVVGALKELVQINPLYSEEIKMFLGRSSLEDPSKLADFAASLTSADGQELQQVLESFDVRKRLDMVLTLLKKELEVSRLQTKITKQIEEKISRQQREFFLREQLKAIKKELGLEKEGKTSEIEKFEQRLKELKLNDEAQRAVADELDKFRLLEPSSPEYHVTRNYLDWLTILPWGKYSKDSYNVEKARKVLDRDHHGLNDVKERITEFIAVGKMKGDISGSILCLVGPPGVGKTSIGKSIADALGRSFFRFSLGGMRDEAEIKGHRRTYIGAMPGKFLQAMKSAGTANPVLMLDEIDKIGASFQGDPASALLEVLDPEQNGSFRDHYLDVPFDLSNVLFIATANQLDTIPAPLLDRMEVIRLSGYVLEEKMEIARRYLIPKAMKNHGLKPGQVTIRKDALAAIVDGWAREAGVRTLENRIKKLMRKAAMEFASGRTEAIVVTKKDLHDYLGQPVFTTEEIFEGVPGVVTGLAWTSMGGATLPIEATAMASKGKGFRQTGQLGNVMIESSEIAYSFVMAHLKIYGAPADYFDKHFVHLHVPAGATPKDGPSAGVTMATALISMIKGKPVRKKLGMTGELTLTGRVLPIGGVKEKTIAARRAGLKVLIFPEANKKDFDELPDYLKEGLEVHFAKEYKDVAKVAFAKV, from the coding sequence ATGAGCGAAAAGGATATCGAAGTTGTAGAAGCTGAAATAAACGGCAAGCCTTCGCAGCCAGGCAGTCTTGTTCTGGCTTCCGAGGTCCTGCCGCTTGGTGTCCCCATCATACCGATACGGCCGCGCCCTGCGTTTCCGAACATGCTGATTCCCATGGCGCTCGATGATCCGAACCAGATACGCGCGGTCAAACACGCTATGGAATCCCAGGCCCAGGCGATCGGGCTCGTGCTCGTCAAGGACCCGGAGAAGCCGGACGGTCCCGACAACCTCCATGCCGTCGGGGTCGTAGGGAAGATCGTCAAGATGATCCACCTGGGGGACGACAACGCGCAGTTCTTGCTCAACACCCTGGAGCGCTTCAGGATCGTCGAGCTGCACCAAAGCGATGGGGCATCCTATGCCACGGTCAATTACCAGTACGGCACCGAGCTTTCCGGCAACCCTGAACTGAAGGCATATTCCATGGCGGTGGTGGGCGCACTGAAAGAGCTGGTCCAAATCAACCCGCTCTACTCCGAGGAGATCAAGATGTTCCTCGGGCGCTCGAGCCTCGAGGACCCGAGCAAGCTGGCCGACTTCGCCGCGAGCCTCACTTCCGCCGACGGGCAGGAGTTGCAACAGGTCCTTGAATCTTTCGACGTGCGGAAAAGGCTCGACATGGTCCTCACCCTGCTCAAGAAGGAGCTCGAGGTCTCGAGGCTGCAGACGAAGATCACCAAACAGATCGAAGAGAAGATCAGTCGTCAGCAGCGCGAGTTCTTCCTGCGGGAACAGTTGAAGGCGATCAAAAAGGAACTGGGTCTGGAGAAAGAAGGAAAGACCTCAGAGATCGAGAAGTTCGAGCAGCGCCTGAAGGAGTTGAAACTGAACGACGAGGCGCAGCGTGCAGTCGCCGATGAGCTCGACAAATTCAGGTTGCTGGAGCCGTCCTCGCCGGAGTACCACGTCACCCGGAATTACCTGGACTGGCTCACCATTCTCCCGTGGGGCAAATACAGCAAGGACTCGTACAACGTCGAGAAGGCGCGCAAGGTGCTGGATCGAGACCATCATGGGCTGAATGACGTGAAGGAGCGCATCACCGAGTTCATCGCGGTCGGCAAGATGAAGGGTGATATCTCCGGATCCATCCTCTGCCTGGTCGGTCCCCCAGGCGTCGGCAAGACTTCGATAGGAAAGAGCATTGCGGACGCCCTCGGCCGTTCGTTTTTCCGTTTCTCACTGGGCGGCATGCGGGACGAGGCAGAGATCAAGGGGCATCGCCGAACCTACATCGGGGCGATGCCTGGGAAATTCCTGCAGGCAATGAAAAGCGCGGGAACCGCGAACCCAGTTCTCATGCTCGACGAGATCGACAAGATCGGTGCTTCGTTCCAGGGCGATCCAGCCTCGGCGCTTCTCGAGGTGCTGGACCCCGAACAGAACGGGTCTTTCCGCGACCATTATCTCGACGTGCCGTTCGATCTTTCCAATGTCCTGTTTATTGCCACGGCTAACCAGTTGGACACGATTCCCGCGCCGTTACTCGACAGGATGGAGGTGATCCGTCTTTCCGGCTATGTCCTTGAGGAGAAAATGGAGATCGCGAGGCGCTACCTGATACCCAAGGCGATGAAGAACCACGGTCTAAAACCCGGACAGGTTACCATCAGGAAGGATGCCCTGGCCGCTATTGTCGACGGATGGGCAAGGGAAGCCGGAGTCAGGACCCTTGAAAACCGCATCAAGAAACTGATGCGCAAGGCGGCAATGGAATTCGCCTCCGGACGGACCGAAGCCATAGTGGTCACAAAGAAGGACCTGCATGACTATCTTGGGCAGCCGGTATTCACTACTGAGGAGATCTTCGAAGGAGTACCAGGGGTGGTGACCGGCTTAGCCTGGACCAGCATGGGTGGAGCTACACTTCCCATCGAAGCCACCGCCATGGCAAGCAAGGGCAAGGGGTTCAGACAGACTGGGCAACTGGGTAACGTGATGATAGAGAGCTCTGAGATTGCCTATTCTTTTGTTATGGCCCATTTGAAGATTTACGGGGCACCGGCGGACTACTTCGACAAGCACTTCGTGCACCTTCATGTCCCGGCCGGCGCGACCCCAAAAGACGGCCCATCGGCTGGTGTCACCATGGCAACGGCGCTCATTTCGATGATAAAAGGAAAGCCGGTACGGAAAAAACTGGGGATGACCGGAGAATTGACTTTGACGGGGCGGGTTCTACCTATCGGCGGAGTGAAGGAAAAGACCATCGCAGCGCGCCGTGCCGGACTGAAAGTGCTGATCTTCCCCGAAGCGAACAAAAAAGACTTTGATGAATTACCGGATTACCTGAAAGAGGGGCTGGAGGTTCACTTCGCCAAAGAGTATAAGGACGTCGCCAAGGTGGCCTTCGCGAAGGTTTAA
- a CDS encoding OmpA family protein, giving the protein MKARWIARMIVGMTAAALLVTGCATNPDGSYEYKRTGLGALGGAVLGAGAGALIGGKSHRGRNAAIGGLTGAVVGGGVGNYMDRQAAALKKSMPQAEVVRDGDKVYVALPSGVLFDVGKDVLKQDAKDALGKAAPTLKDSQTTIVIEGHTDSTGSDAVNQPLSERRAGRVRDFLISQGVPASKMTAVGYGSTRPAVANDTEANRALNRRVQIELTPTEKLKAQEGSGSN; this is encoded by the coding sequence ATGAAAGCACGTTGGATCGCGAGAATGATCGTTGGAATGACAGCAGCCGCCCTGTTAGTAACCGGCTGTGCCACCAATCCTGACGGGAGCTACGAGTACAAGAGAACCGGTCTGGGAGCTTTGGGCGGTGCGGTCCTGGGCGCCGGCGCCGGCGCGCTCATCGGCGGCAAATCCCACCGCGGACGCAACGCGGCCATCGGCGGGTTGACCGGTGCGGTCGTAGGCGGTGGCGTAGGCAATTACATGGACCGGCAGGCGGCCGCGCTCAAAAAGAGCATGCCTCAGGCTGAGGTGGTGCGTGACGGCGACAAGGTCTATGTGGCCCTTCCGTCGGGAGTCCTCTTCGACGTGGGCAAAGACGTCCTGAAACAGGATGCGAAGGATGCTCTCGGCAAGGCGGCCCCCACCCTCAAGGATTCCCAGACCACCATCGTCATCGAGGGGCACACCGATTCCACCGGCTCCGACGCCGTCAACCAGCCGCTAAGCGAACGGCGCGCCGGACGTGTGCGGGACTTCCTGATTTCCCAGGGTGTCCCCGCATCCAAGATGACTGCCGTAGGGTACGGATCCACCCGCCCTGCCGTGGCCAACGATACCGAGGCCAACCGCGCCCTGAACCGCCGCGTGCAGATCGAGCTCACTCCCACCGAGAAGCTCAAGGCACAGGAAGGAAGCGGCAGCAACTAG
- a CDS encoding alpha/beta fold hydrolase — MNIATLPLLFCRLSETETLAYRTYGTGPTNVVLVHGLAARSETWSDLVSLFPASRYSVHLLDLLGSGESSKPKEGDYSIRGHAVRLIAFLRKEGFAQVVLAGHSLGGAVVLLTAIEAMLRDERDLLASMIIMAGPGYLQRLPLMADIFKNRYAAALFIALYAPDVWVKVGLKMAYYDHSLIDREHIARYAPCYRNKAAKRALVATCRSLVPVNQEEIASRYQDLRLPVLLLWGRHDEIVPLSQGSRLHAAIPGAKLRVIEECGHNPQEEKPVETYEIIDSFITEAEKENKS, encoded by the coding sequence CTTCTATTCTGTCGCCTGTCGGAAACCGAGACTCTCGCCTACCGTACCTATGGGACGGGGCCAACCAACGTCGTCCTGGTGCACGGCCTGGCGGCAAGATCCGAGACATGGAGTGATCTCGTTTCGCTCTTCCCCGCCAGCCGTTACAGCGTCCATCTTCTCGACCTGCTCGGGTCTGGAGAATCCTCGAAGCCGAAAGAAGGGGACTACTCCATCCGCGGTCACGCTGTCCGCCTCATCGCTTTCCTCAGGAAGGAAGGGTTCGCACAGGTCGTCCTCGCCGGGCATTCGTTGGGCGGAGCAGTGGTGCTGCTGACCGCGATAGAAGCGATGCTCCGGGATGAGCGCGATCTTTTGGCCTCCATGATCATCATGGCCGGCCCCGGGTACCTCCAGCGACTGCCACTTATGGCGGACATTTTTAAAAACCGTTACGCCGCTGCCCTCTTCATTGCCCTGTATGCACCGGACGTTTGGGTGAAAGTTGGGCTGAAGATGGCCTACTACGACCACAGCCTCATCGACCGGGAACACATCGCCAGGTACGCCCCCTGCTACCGCAACAAAGCCGCCAAGCGTGCCCTCGTCGCGACCTGCCGCAGCTTGGTGCCGGTCAACCAGGAAGAGATCGCCTCCCGTTACCAGGACCTGCGCCTACCGGTATTGCTTCTTTGGGGAAGGCACGACGAGATCGTGCCACTGTCACAGGGGAGTCGCCTTCACGCTGCCATTCCAGGGGCAAAGCTGCGGGTGATCGAGGAATGCGGACACAACCCTCAGGAGGAGAAACCTGTTGAAACTTATGAGATCATTGACAGTTTCATCACTGAGGCCGAGAAAGAAAATAAGTCGTAA
- a CDS encoding type 1 glutamine amidotransferase domain-containing protein: protein MKILMVVTSHDKLGDTGEQTGFWLEELAAPYYVFHDAGASVTIASPRGGMPPVDPKSNLPENETEATMRFKDDQAAQDDLAHSKRLREVSVNDFDAIFYPGGHGPLWDLALDTDSIALIEAFVRADKPVGAVCHAPAVLADVKGTDGDFLVKGRHVTGFTNAEEEAVGLTDVVPFLLEDRLKQRGATFRSGGDWAPHVEVDGKLVTGQNPASSAPAAEALLKLLKP, encoded by the coding sequence ATGAAAATTTTGATGGTAGTGACCTCGCATGACAAGTTAGGCGACACCGGTGAGCAGACCGGTTTCTGGCTGGAAGAGCTTGCCGCGCCCTATTACGTCTTTCACGATGCAGGGGCATCGGTGACCATCGCCTCTCCCAGAGGAGGAATGCCCCCGGTTGATCCGAAGAGCAATCTGCCCGAAAACGAGACCGAGGCGACGATGCGCTTTAAGGATGACCAGGCGGCGCAGGATGACCTCGCTCATTCCAAAAGGCTGCGCGAGGTGTCGGTGAACGACTTCGATGCGATCTTCTATCCCGGGGGGCACGGGCCACTGTGGGACCTGGCGCTCGATACGGATTCCATCGCACTCATCGAGGCATTTGTTCGGGCCGACAAACCGGTGGGCGCCGTTTGCCACGCCCCGGCGGTGCTGGCAGACGTGAAGGGGACGGATGGGGATTTCCTGGTGAAGGGGAGGCATGTTACCGGCTTTACCAATGCTGAAGAAGAGGCGGTGGGGCTCACCGATGTTGTGCCGTTCCTCCTGGAGGACCGGCTTAAGCAGCGTGGTGCGACCTTCCGGAGCGGGGGAGACTGGGCTCCCCACGTTGAAGTGGACGGTAAGCTCGTGACCGGCCAGAATCCAGCGTCATCCGCACCTGCCGCCGAAGCGCTACTGAAGCTGTTGAAGCCGTAA
- a CDS encoding pirin family protein, with protein sequence METLRKIRKIWKSEPTIEGAGVHLKRAFGYHEAPLLDPFLLFDDFHSNYPAHYLKGFPWHPHRGIETITYVLHGKVEHGDSMGNKGVIDSGDLQWMTAGSGIIHQEMPLGDDEGLMWGFQLWANLPASHKMMAPRYRGIVASEIPEVTMNGIKVKVIAGTAGGVQGPVRDVVVDPEYLDVTIPEGTSFTHPIKRGYTALAYVIDGEGYFDHERNAFGHEVVGNNYFDLDRQCECGPENLILFEDGDVVSVTTQGKPVRFLLISGKPIGEPVAWYGPIVMNTQEELEQAFEEYRNGTFVK encoded by the coding sequence ATGGAGACCCTGCGAAAGATACGAAAGATATGGAAGAGCGAGCCGACCATCGAGGGGGCGGGCGTGCACCTGAAGCGCGCCTTCGGGTACCACGAGGCGCCGCTTTTGGACCCGTTCCTGCTCTTCGACGACTTTCACTCCAACTACCCGGCGCATTACTTGAAGGGCTTTCCATGGCACCCGCACCGAGGCATCGAGACGATAACCTACGTGCTCCACGGGAAAGTGGAACATGGTGACAGCATGGGAAACAAAGGGGTGATCGATTCAGGCGACCTGCAGTGGATGACTGCGGGCAGCGGCATCATCCATCAGGAAATGCCGCTAGGCGACGACGAGGGGCTCATGTGGGGCTTCCAGCTTTGGGCGAATCTCCCAGCCTCCCACAAGATGATGGCGCCGCGCTACCGCGGCATCGTCGCATCGGAGATCCCCGAGGTCACCATGAACGGCATCAAGGTGAAGGTGATCGCCGGGACGGCGGGGGGCGTGCAGGGACCGGTACGGGACGTGGTGGTTGATCCTGAGTATTTGGACGTGACCATCCCCGAGGGGACCAGCTTCACCCACCCGATAAAGCGCGGTTACACGGCACTTGCCTACGTTATCGACGGTGAAGGTTACTTCGATCACGAGCGCAACGCCTTCGGGCACGAGGTGGTCGGTAACAACTACTTCGACCTCGATCGCCAGTGTGAGTGCGGTCCTGAGAACCTCATCCTTTTCGAGGACGGCGACGTGGTGTCGGTCACCACACAGGGGAAACCGGTGCGCTTTCTTTTGATCTCGGGGAAACCGATCGGGGAGCCGGTGGCGTGGTACGGCCCCATCGTCATGAATACGCAGGAAGAGTTGGAGCAGGCCTTCGAGGAGTACCGCAACGGCACCTTCGTGAAGTAG